The following coding sequences lie in one Arachis ipaensis cultivar K30076 chromosome B05, Araip1.1, whole genome shotgun sequence genomic window:
- the LOC107640234 gene encoding uncharacterized protein LOC107640234, with the protein MVEGARLKFIYTHQTEFRAEIYNGLRDAIFNGETNAASKGKRIILSATFTGRPRYMIQNYQDTMTICRCVGYPDLFITFTCNPQWDEIQQYCRMHKVKLEDRPNMICRLFKVKEDMMIKDLRYNKLFGATKAEFQKRGLPHAHILLLFLHEQDKYPTSADIDKIICAEVPDADVDNAYYEAVKSFMLHPCGLSKPTSPCMEEGRCIRHFPKKFNKMTIVDEDGYPVYKRRDNGRTVEVSGIHLDNRYVVPHNKMLLLKYRAHINVEWCNQSRSIKYLFKFVNKGSDRITAYFSTKSTDGKATLEVDEVKMLYDCRYISPCEAAWRIFCYDIHYRNSSVERLSFHFPDQQPVVFTDNDSLVEAVTKATVKESMFLGWFAANKTNAEARKLTYNEFPRKFVWKSSLRAWEPRKSHQVIGRMIFIPLSSGELYYLRLLLNIIKGPTTYADIRTYNGAIYSSFQDACYARGLLDDDKEYIDDIEEASHWGSGHYLRRLFATLLWSNSMVQSEVVWEKIAILLSDGILHDHRVMFGLHDMLFSDEELKDLTLIDIEQILNSNGKTLRDYPTMPFPSRDIDHLRTRNKIIFDELNYDRVLLEKQHNDCLSKLTASKRGGIASLLLSGGRTAHYKFAITLTPDEFSTCNIKQGSSLAELIVIAKLIIWDEAPMMSKFCFEALDKTLKDLMRFKDDHNQHLPFGGKTIVFGGDFRQILRVIPKGTRQDIVNASLNSSYLWQHCEVLKLTVNMRLQSITTDDQVEGLKQFVDWILQVGNRLSDRSSDGCNSINILPEFLITNYSDSIKAIMEAIYSDHIGDMCNESNLKGRAILAPTVNAVDEVNDYMTAMNSNECKTYVSSKKCLSEGGSNQIQAMHTPAF; encoded by the exons ATGGTTGAAGGTGCtagattgaaatttatttacacCCACCAAACCGAATTTAGAGCTGAGATCTACAATGGGCTTCGGGATGCCATTTTCAATGGCGAGACCAATGCTGCCTCAAAGGGTAAGAGAATTATACTGTCAGCAACATTTACTGGTAGGCCAAGATACATGATTCAAAATTATCAAGACACCATGACAATATGTAGGTGCGTTGGTTATCCAGATTTATTCATCACTTTTACATGCAATCCGCAATGGGACGAAATACAACAATATTGTAGAATGCATAAAGTCAAACTAGAGGACAGGCCAAACATGATTTGCAGACTATTCAAGGTTAAAGAGGACATGATGATTAAAGATCTTAGATACAACAAATTATTTGGTGCTACAAAAGCAG AATTCCAAAAGAGGGGACTCCCACATGCACATATATTGTTATTATTCTTGCATGAACAAGATAAATACCCAACCTCTGCAGACATAGACAAAATCATATGTGCTGAAGTTCCTGATGCTGATGTTGACAATGCATATTACGAGGCTGTAAAGAGTTTTATGCTTCATCCATGTGGTCTTAGCAAACCAACTTCGCCTTGCATGGAGGAAGGTCGCTGCATCCGTCATTTCCCTAAGAAGTTCAACAAAATGACTATAGTTGATGAAGATGGTTATCCAGTATATAAGCGTCGAGACAATGGACGCACGGTGGAAGTTTCAGGAATTCATCTAGACAACCGATATGTCGTGCCACATAATAAAATGTTGTTGCTAAAATACCGTGCTCACATTAACGTCGAATGGTGTAACCAGTCAAGATCTATCAAGTATTTGTTCAAATTTGTAAATAAAGGAAGTGATCGCATCACAGCCTATTTTTCTACGAAGTCCACCGATGGTAAGGCAACTTTAGAAGTTGATGAAGTGAAAATGCTTTACGATTGTCGATATATATCTCCTTGTGAAGCTGCTTGGAGGATCTTTTGCTATGACATTCACTACAGAAATTCATCGGTTGAGAGGCTAAGCTTTCATTTTCCGGATCAACAACCGGTTGTATTTACAGATAATGACTCATTGGTTGAAGCTGTTACAAAGGCAACTGTTAAAGAGTCCATGTTTCTAGGCTGGTttgcagcaaacaaaacaaatgcTGAAGCTAGAAAACTAACCTATAATGAGTTTCCAAGAAAGTTTGTTTGGAAATCATCTCTGAGAGCTTGGGAACCCAGGAAAAGTCATCAGGTCATTGGAAGGATGATCTTTATACCCCTATCATCCGGTGAGCTATATTATTTAAGGTTGTTGTTAAACATTATAAAAGGACCAACAACCTATGCAGATATCAGGACTTACAATGGTGCAATCTACTCATCATTTCAAGATGCATGCTATGCACGTGGTTTGCTAGACGACGACAAAGAATATATTGATGACATTGAAGAAGCAAGTCATTGGGGCTCAGGTCATTATTTGCGGAGGTTATTTGCGACACTACTATGGTCTAATTCAATGGTGCAATCAGAAGTTGTCTGGGAAAAAATCGCCATCCTATTAAGTGATGGAATTTTGCATGATCACAGAGTCATGTTTGGCCTACATG ATATGCTTTTCAGTGACGAAGAATTAAAGGATCTAACCTTGATTGACATTGAACAAATATTGAACAGTAACGGAAAGACTTTGCGTGATTATCCAACCATGCCATTTCCATCAAGAGATATCGACCATCTTAGGACGCGAAACAAAATAATCTTTGACGAATTAAATTATGATCGTGTTCTGTTAGAAAAGCAACATAATGACTGCCTCTCAAAATTGACTGCGAGCAAAAGGGG CGGCATTGCCTCTCTACTGTTATCTGGAGGTCGAACTGCACATTATAAGTTTGCCATAACATTAACTCCAGATGAGTTCTCTACTTGCAACATTAAGCAAGGAAGTTCATTAGCAGAATTAATTGTAATAGCTAAGCTAATTATTTGGGACGAAGCTCCCATGATGAGCAAATTCTGTTTTGAGGCATTGGACAAGACATTGAAGGATTTGATGAGATTCAAAGATGATCATAACCAGCACTTGCCGTTTGGAGGTAAAACAATTGTTTTTGGTGGGGATTTTCGACAAATTTTGCGTGTCATCCCAAAAGGAACAAGACAAGACATTGTTAATGCGTCTTTAAACTCTTCATACCTCTGGCAACATTGTGAAGTATTAAAGCTGACTGTAAACATGCGATTGCAATCTATAACTACAGATGATCAGGTAGAAGGTTTAAAGCAATTTGTTGACTGGATACTTCAAGTTGGCAATAGATTATCTGACAGATCAAGTGATGGCTGCAATAGCATTAACATACTTCCTGAATTCCTTATCACTAATTATAGTGATTCTATTAAGGCAATTATGGAGGCAATCTATTCTGATCACATTGGTGACATGTGTAATGAAAGCAACTTGAAAGGTCGCGCTATCTTAGCTCCTACAGTTAATGCTGTAGATGAGGTAAATGATTATATGACTGCAATGAACAGCAATGAATGCAAGACATATGTTAGTTCCAAAAAATGTCTATCTGAGGGAGGTAGCAATCAAATTCAAGCTATGCACACACCAGCGTTTTAG
- the LOC107643080 gene encoding uncharacterized protein LOC107643080: protein MPARKDFVGDINPTKLAWSLVVGVARLYEFPSQWNKNEVFSLELVLQDEKGDRIHATVCKPGLELFKNRIKEHCVYTMQNFIVKLNNGKVRTSPHKYKLNFYTKTVVAALPIETFAFNPFKFRSFHELDENGSTDGNLLFDYIGEVVGKEEARGRITRTGDETKLITLPWTRLGRLFIG, encoded by the exons ATGCCTGCGAGGAAGGATTTTGTCGGGGATATCAATCCAACCAAGCTTGCCTGGTCCTTGGTTGTGGGGGTTGCTCGATTGTATGAGTTTCCAAGTCAGTGGAACAAGAATGAGGTGTTTAGCTTGGAGTTGGTTCTACAAGATGAGAAG GGTGATAGAATTCATGCAACCGTTTGCAAGCCTGGGTTGGAATTGTTCAAAAATAGGATAAAGGAGCATTGTGTTTATACTATGCAAAATTTTATTGTCAAGCTTAACAATGGAAAGGTTAGGACAAGTCCTCACAAGTACAAGCTTAACTTTTATACAAAGACTGTGGTGGCAGCCCTACCTATTGAGACTTTTGCTTTTAACCCATTCAAATTCCGTTCATTTCATGAACTTGATGAAAATGGTTCAACCGATGGAAATCTATTATTTG ATTACATAGGAGAGGTTGTTGGAAAGGAGGAGGCCAGGGGGCGGATTACACGCACTGGTGATGAAACGAAGCTTATAACACTCCCATGGACAAGACTAGGAAGACTCTTCATTGGGTAG